The following coding sequences are from one Clarias gariepinus isolate MV-2021 ecotype Netherlands chromosome 19, CGAR_prim_01v2, whole genome shotgun sequence window:
- the rhogb gene encoding ras homolog family member Gb: MQSIKCVVVGDGAVGKTCLLISYTTGAFPKEYIPTVFDNYSSQVSVDGRTISLNLWDTAGQEEYDRLRTLSYPQTNVFVICFSISSPPSYENVKHKWHPEVTHHCPSVPILLVGTKSDLRNDPEVQKKLKDQNQAPITVQQGQALARQIHAVKYMECSALSQDGIKDVFADAVRAFLNPQPAAPKRGCVLL; the protein is encoded by the coding sequence ATGCAGAGCATCAAGTGTGTGGTTGTGGGAGATGGTGCGGTGGGGAAAACCTGCCTGCTCATCTCTTACACCACTGGCGCCTTTCCTAAAGAGTACATCCCGACCGTGTTTGACAACTACAGCTCTCAAGTGAGCGTGGACGGCCGGACCATCAGCCTCAACCTGTGGGACACGGCCGGACAGGAGGAATATGACCGCCTGCGCACACTATCCTACCCCCAGACCAACGTGTTCGTCATTTGTTTCTCCATCTCCAGCCCGCCATCCTACGAAAACGTCAAGCACAAGTGGCATCCCGAGGTGACGCACCACTGCCCAAGCGTGCCTATTCTTCTTGTGGGCACCAAGAGCGACCTGCGCAACGACCCTGAGGTGCAGAAGAAGCTGAAAGATCAGAACCAGGCACCCATAACGGTGCAGCAAGGCCAAGCGCTTGCGCGCCAAATCCATGCGGTCAAGTACATGGAATGCTCGGCGCTCAGCCAGGATGGCATCAAGGACGTGTTCGCCGACGCTGTTCGCGCTTTCCTCAACCCTCAGCCCGCTGCGCCTAAAAGAGGCTGCGTGCTCCTCTGA